Within the Thunnus thynnus chromosome 23, fThuThy2.1, whole genome shotgun sequence genome, the region AGACTCTGTGGTGACGGCGCTCGGCTGTCTCGGACCGCTGGGTGGCTTGCTGGCCCCCGAGCTGCAGAGATACCAGAAACATCTCAAAGGTCAGTGCAGCCATCCGTAAAGCCACACAGGATTTCAGCGGCAGCCACTGGAGAGGGTACAAGGGCCAGCAGCCAAGTGGCTTCAGTCAGAACTGCTGCCTCAAATCCTTGTGTTCTGCCCTCAATTTGACTCTTAAGTACAAACTGTCTCTGATCTGTTTCCTCCAGACAAATCCCTACTTCCTCCTCCTTTAATGACTCttccaaacatttaaaaaaaaaacaaactgcaagCAGCCTGAGGGATTTAGTTAAAAACTGCTGGTTAAGATCTGAAATACTTGTCGCCGCACTTCGGagagagattttaaaaaatgactccagaTAGAACTGAGCGCTCTGTTTAACCTCATAAGTAGATCTCATTACAGCCGACTTGACCCGGTTCAAAAGCGAAACATCGCTCATTCTTAAGAGCTGTGGGTGGCACATgaacatcaataaatcattaccACAGTCCTTCTGAGACACCAGTATaattacagtaaacaaactAGACCACCAGCTGCCACGGGGCATCTACGGGGCATTTCATTGTATTTGGTTTGCGACACAAAAGCAGGAAGATGATGGAAAAATAACATAACCCCAACTCGTTTTTCAGGAAAgccaaagagaaaacaaattaacttAAGTGAAGATAAACAAATCTAAATAAAATTTGCTGTATGTTGGCAGCAAAGTCAGTGTTTTATCTTATCTTCAAAGGCCACTTTTGTGTAAAAGCATAATGTAGATAATGCAATTAACAGTCTGCTGGACTGGTTTCATTCAGAGCCAACgtctttaaaaaattataactTAGAGGCTGTGCTGTCAGTCATGTCTAGTCATGTACAGCATGTATTCCAGGTAATATTCATGTTTCTAAACCAAAATACAGACTTCCACAATTCTTTTATCGTTTTCTTTACATAGTATCAAGAAGCTTGTTTACGTGGCACTTAGTGTCTTGAGTGTGTCAGCTGATTTCGGTTCAAGGAGATGAAAGCAAAAACTGGGTGAGCAAACGAGTAAGAAAAGGAGCTTACGAAGACCCAAAAATGTCACACTGGATTTTGTCAGATATGTGTTTCATGCTGGGGGTTGTTGTCCTTTTTTGAACCAAAGCCCATGAGTCTAATCCTTTGAATCACTTGATTTTTCCTCtctatgttttaaatgtaaacatcGCAGCTATGGatcaagtaaaaatgaaaaagcaaaaaaagataAGGGAAGCAGAACAATGATTTAATGTtggaataaagaaaataataatgaaatgtacCAAAAGGTAAAAACATGATCCAAGAGTCTTACGTGTTGCTGTATTTCTCTTTACCCATACTGCTATTCTCAACTGTTTTTATGCTTTAATACGTAAATACATTGTCTTTACTATCTTGTATTTCCTCTGatcttactgtatatttgttgtGGAAAACATCCAAGATCATAATGGAGATCTTAGACCCGTGTTCCTTCTTTCTACCTCCAGACCAGCGAGCAGATCAGGGGAACATCGCAGAGCTGAGCCCAGGAGCGGTGGGAGccggaggtggtggaggaggaagtggaggaggaggtggtggaggaggaggaggaggagggggaggaggtgcCAAGGCGGAGCATCAAGCAGCCATCAACAGCATGATGATGGAGAGAATGAGCACCGACATTTGCGCCCTGAAGAAGCAATACGCACGCATCAAGAGGCGGCAGCAGCAACAGGCTATGCAACTCTACATAcgcacaggtgggaggagatTAATATTAGGAATAATAACATTAAGAATAgctttatattaatatttaaaacaagttttcaAAGTAGCTTTACAGGAAATAGGGAcactatttcatttttcaaacaactgCTACTACTTTTTCTAACATTAGGCAGCAGCCACAAAGATTGATTGTTCATAACTATACAAAATTCTTAGGTTAGAAACaacattatatttaatttagagATATTGTCTTTCAGAAAACCGTATTGTCTAAACTCCATTAATAGAAATaactttaaaacagaaaacatatagAGAATAGATCATTAATTTacagaatgaagaacacaggCTGTGTTGTGTGAGCTCCCACTTGCTTCCATTTGATTATACTTTGATTTTACTGGTATACTGTTTGCTGGCGTTGGCAGTTTATATTCAAATCTGTATTAAAAGCCAAAAAGCCATTGCGGCCGTgctttttctgtaaataaaacagtGGACCGTTCCTTAAGAAGCAGCGgagcaaacagaaacaaagcaaTGACAAAGCTGTGAAGACAAGGTGAGAACTGTAGAAGAAGAgggacagacacacatacacaagatgTTTGACGTCAATATGTGACTCCTAGGACCTGGACCTGAAGTGGCTACAAGTCCAGGGGTTCTTCAGGAGCTTCCCAACAAACACAGCGATGGTTCCGACCATCGAACTGACGGTACTGGTGTCAAACCTACAGGCTATTTAAAACTGGGTGCTCTGATTTGAGGGTCTCTAATGATTCATTGGTGCTTGAACAAAAGTCTTATTGTAACATCTTTTTGTACAATAAGCTGTAACTTGCGTCTAACACGGGTTCCCAAGCCAGATTTCCAACTGAATATTTGCATGGGGTTCATgataaattaagaaaataaccTTTGTTGCAATCAAAAACATCCTTTTTGACCACACATACAGTTAATATAAGCACATACTGTAACTAACATTGTACAGCTTAAGAAGTCATTGTTGAAATTGAAACAgatgtattttatatcataAAAAGACAACCTCTCTCATGCTTATAACAAACCAATTTAAGCATTTAGAGCATTTCCTTGATAAATTTAAAAACCCTTTTGGGGGGGAAAAGCATTGGAAATCTGGCGAGGGAACTGCTGGCTCAAAAATGTTGACTCCTTTCCAGATTTTagaaatataaactataaatacattATGGTTGTCCTAGTTTGAATGAATATCATGCTCTCAAAATGCTGGAGGGTGTATACATGATTCATTTAGTAAAACAGCAAAGGCAGCTGCAGTGTTGTTCTCAGCAAACAGATCAAGCCTACACTTAAAAAGTAGAAATGTTTAGATACCATTATCTCTCTTACACAGTTACAAAAATGAGTGAAGTACTGCAGCCTCTGACTGGCATTTTGAGAACATTTTTGAAACGGGTTCTGCcttaattttatctttttaacaAGAAACAATATGTATGGTATAAAGAATACTGTAGCTGGGACATCTGGTGATGGTTTTGTTCTGGTGCAGCTGGTATATGCAAAGTTAAAGTCAGCTAAATTCTAAATATCTTGTTGGAGACACCTTTCACTGCAGTACATAagataaaaactgtaaatgtacttGATGCTtttgtgaaagacaaaaaatagcTTTTCGTTTTAAGTGCTTTGTGATGGAAAGTAAGCAAATGATAAATCAATCAGGTGCATAAATCCACATTTTTACTAATTTTTACTTAATAACGACAGAAAATTGTAGTACCTATAAGGTattcaacatttacatttttatcatgaTTTTTACAATGATATTGACAATTGCCTATATGTTTTAATGCACCTATAGTCTATGCTTAACTGCAATGAGGTATCACAGTGTTGATAATATATACAGTGACAGGTGTCTCCAGCTGGTCTCAACTTTGCAAATGAGTCGTGTTTCTTTGGCTAAATGTTTGAGGTTTTCTCTGATTTGTCCCATCACTAACCTTCATTTGCATCCTCTAATTCTATCTGTTTGTTGCTCCTCCTATTTCATGCTAATATATGATTTGTGAGGCTTGTGTAACAGTATTAGAGTGCGATTTGATGGTTTTTCCCTTTCAGATTCAAACATCTGTACACATTCTCTATCCACACTAATCACCATATAAACATACTCTCTAAACCCATTAATCAGCTTTCATAAAGACATGTTTACATTAACATGGTTCCATGACATTGGGGAAAGGCCAAAATAccactactgtatatattatataatatttgtcAGAGCAGGGAAATTATTATGCAGTAGTTGGTAGTCCAAATGCTGTCTCATTCTGTGAGAGGCTTGATGAATAAATCCTTCAGAGGTTAAACCAGAACTCTGGACGCCCTCTGGTGTTCGCTGGAGGTGCTCAGCTTTTGGCAATTTCTGTGATAAATTGAGTGCTGATAAAGTTAATCCATTTGTCACTCAACGGAAAAGTAATCTGAAATTTTTGAAGTATAGATTAATTtctcatactgtacattgtttAGATCAAGTAAAATACCAATTATTTATTGGTTAtggcttctcaaatgtgatatTATCTTATTCTGTCTATGTGTCcatgtgtgcatctgtctgCAGCTAATCTCATATATTATaggacccatcagcctaatatttcTTGCACatgtatgactgtatgctcaaggacctcttgtggttgcagtgattcacaattgttgaattttataatgcattttaTACCGTCATTGACTGCTGACTCCTCACTCCTCTTAACTGGCCGCTAGTCTGTTGtaggccacattttggcctttgctgtggctcaaaaactgacatccatagaagTTAGGCATGATaggagatgaataaatccctgtttttgttaaCTTTGCTGCCATGTTGACTGTAAGGGAGCTGGGAGGGTAGAGGGAGGTTGTTACCttattaagtttatacagttaGACAAACCCAGGAGGACGCTCGGTTACAATACCATTATACTATAAAGAAAACTAAGACTATACTGTACATGCCCCAAGACACACCTGGAagagatctgcactctactgaATGCACTCTTCTAGTtgtaaataaatacttttgGTTTTTGTTAGTTAGTCAGACATGTCATTTTAAGGCACCACTTTGAGCTTTAGTAGCTTAGGTTTGGCATTTTATAGATTACAgataatttatttacattaccTGAGCTCTTTTCAAGATACAGCATGGCTAAAACATGGTTCATTGTGTTGCAGTAACTACAGTTTTTAATCTATCTCACTGGAGGACTCACTTGAATAAAATTTGAAATGGTCACACATTTAGCTCATAAGGTCACCTACTCTTATAAAACAACTATCTCAAATATCTCTTTGGCCTCATTGTTATATGCTTAGATGCTATTTGTTCTCAGCTGCAACCTGGACTTACAGAAGCACCATTTGTGAGcatgttttaacatgttttcatgtctctcctctgacctctgacctttcctcCAGACAAATGCCCTGCAACCCGTGTCCTAGCCTCCCAACTCAATCCTTCCAGTTCAGTGATCAACCATCTCCTTCTGGGTCGGAAACCACGTGGAGGTCCCTGGGGCTCCAGGCCAACATCCACTAGCACATCCACACTACCAGGGGCCCAACTTACTTCTCTATCCCAGTCTCATGGCTCCCCAGGCAGGCAGCGCTGTGGCTCATTGGCCTCCAACAGTAGTGGATCTCCAGGGAGCTCTGGAGGAGGCACGGGTTCACCCTGGCGTGCTCATGTCCGGGTTCATCGGAGGAATGTGGCCAGGGCCCGAGCACAGCTGGGATTTGGAGATTCAGAGgaaagggaagaggaggaggaggaggaggaaggagaaaaaggatCAGTGGGTGAAGAAAACaggaagatggaggaagaggagggagatgaTGAGGAGCAGAAAGATAAAGAAGGGAGTGACTCCTCTGTATCTCCATCTCCTGATCCCTCTGGTACAGAGTCAGTATGTGAAGAGGCTTCACAGGTTGAAGATGttacagaagaagaagtgggaAATGTGGTGGAACGACTGGGCTCACTGGATCTCGAGGACGAAGCAAACCTGACCTCCCCGAGCAACACAAATCCAGATACACAACCCACACCACCAGAGTCTAAGCCTGCACCCATTGTCCCTCTTCTCCCTCCACCACCGTcctcaaacagacacaaagagtCTGACTCCTCCGGGTCAGAAAGAAGCACCGGCTCTGACAGACAGTTACCCTCTGTCACTCTGCCTTCACCTCAcccctcctccagctcctgcaTCCCCTCTTCCTCACCTTCCACTCCGAGTCTGTCCCCCTCCCCGGTCCCTACATCAGCTTCTGTTGATCTGTCCTGCACCTCCTCCCCCACACCACCCTCCACTCCTACCCCAAGCTCCACATCTCGCCTCACATCATCCCTATCAGTGAATGGTTTGTCCAATCTAtccacccccacctcctccacatTTTACAAAACTTCCTCCCCCTCCACAGCCTCACTCTCCTCTGTTGCATCATCTTCTGGATCTCGTATCTCCTCCTCCCCGTCCACACCGGTGTTCCcgtccaccaccacctccacgcCTAAACAGCAGATCTACTCCCCGTTCCCTTCTGTAAAGCAGCCCAGGAAATCAGCGGCAGCCAGAAACCTCGGTCTCTACGGCCCCACATCCAGAACACCCACAGTACACTTCCCCCAGCTGAGCCGTAACCTCAATCGTAGTAGTGCTGCCGGCACCACTGGGAGGCGATAAaaactgctgctggaaacacaaagatgttacATGATATGAAAAATCATTCTGTAATTACACCGTGTTGCCTCCTGCATATTGAGGAAATAACTTGTATAGTATTTGAAGTAGATTGAAAGTTCTAGAAATGTAAAGTTCAGACGTGTAGAGAAATTTCTTGGCTATCATGGTTTGGATGTTAAGATTGTGATTCATCTGAGACACGGTCATCCTGAAATTCACAAGCCATTAAAGACATGATGATGATCATTAACAAGGCGTTTCTATCAAAGGAAATGGTTTGTTTAGTTTGGTGTTTCAGCTGCATGGGTAATATTTCACTGTAACGGAGGACTTGGACACAAGAATAATGGATTATTGCAGTATCAAGCCCTTTATAGTGGCCTATGCAGGTCCTTCTTGACCATAATGGATCTATTATAAAAAATTAAGACCTCAGATGTGAAGCTGAACCGTAttttacagactctctacaaAGTGTCTTGGTTGAGGCACTAAGTTATGCTGCATATGTGTTCAGCATCTACATCTCTTCTATTGTGGTTTGTGATGAATAAGAGAACTGAAACATGAAGAGATTCTGGTCTGGACAAATGCCTCCATCTGGACTGAAGGACCATATTTATCCACATAATGAAGTAACATTCCTATATGAGATTACACAATAGCCAACACAATAGCCATTTCTATGCCAAGTATTTAAGAAAATAACACAAGAAACAAGAGATATCTAAGAACTGCAAATGAGCGTAGTGTGTGCCGAGAAAACTGGCCCCATCTTAAAACCTATGTCCTGAAgcacttaaaatgtttttgttttctctaaggggtaaaaaaaaatctgtatgtgAAATCTTTGTTTGCAGCTTTACTGTTGAACACGAGGAATGTAATATCTCGATAAATAATGAAGGATGTGTG harbors:
- the tbc1d30 gene encoding TBC1 domain family member 30 isoform X3; the protein is MRQERLPAAGRRPRAGLKQRQQASGGVGNIISNVLKKRNGISRSAPRLLCTLEPGVDTRLKFTIEPSLGKNGFQQWYDALKAVARLPTGIPKEWRKRVWLTLADQYLHSISIDWEKTLRFAFNERSNPDDDSLGIQIVKDLHRTGCSSYCGQEGEQDRVVLKRVLLAYARWNKAVGYCQGFNVLAALILEVTEGNESDALKVMIYLIDKVLPESYFANNLRALSVDMAVFRDLLRLKLPRLSQHLHHLQKAANREAGGSYEPPLTNVFTMQWFLTMFATCLPAATVLKIWDSVFFEGSEVLFRAALAIWERLGERIEYCQTADDFYSTMGCLTQEMLEHNLIDPTELMQEVYSMAVFPFPQLAELREKYTYNITPFPTSVKSNGSGGLGSWESDDDADMDDEDSVVTALGCLGPLGGLLAPELQRYQKHLKDQRADQGNIAELSPGAVGAGGGGGGSGGGGGGGGGGGGGGGAKAEHQAAINSMMMERMSTDICALKKQYARIKRRQQQQAMQLYIRTGPGPEVATSPGVLQELPNKHSDGSDHRTDDKCPATRVLASQLNPSSSVINHLLLGRKPRGGPWGSRPTSTSTSTLPGAQLTSLSQSHGSPGRQRCGSLASNSSGSPGSSGGGTGSPWRAHVRVHRRNVARARAQLGFGDSEEREEEEEEEEGEKGSVGEENRKMEEEEGDDEEQKDKEGSDSSVSPSPDPSGTESVCEEASQVEDVTEEEVGNVVERLGSLDLEDEANLTSPSNTNPDTQPTPPESKPAPIVPLLPPPPSSNRHKESDSSGSERSTGSDRQLPSVTLPSPHPSSSSCIPSSSPSTPSLSPSPVPTSASVDLSCTSSPTPPSTPTPSSTSRLTSSLSVNGLSNLSTPTSSTFYKTSSPSTASLSSVASSSGSRISSSPSTPVFPSTTTSTPKQQIYSPFPSVKQPRKSAAARNLGLYGPTSRTPTVHFPQLSRNLNRSSAAGTTGRR
- the tbc1d30 gene encoding TBC1 domain family member 30 isoform X4, with the translated sequence MRQERLPAAGRRPRAGLKQRQQASGGVGNIISNVLKKRNGISRSAPRLLCTLEPGVDTRLKFTIEPSLGKNGFQQWYDALKAVARLPTGIPKEWRKRVWLTLADQYLHSISIDWEKTLRFAFNERSNPDDDSLGIQIVKDLHRTGCSSYCGQEGEQDRVVLKRVLLAYARWNKAVGYCQGFNVLAALILEVTEGNESDALKVMIYLIDKVLPESYFANNLRALSVDMAVFRDLLRLKLPRLSQHLHHLQKAANREAGGSYEPPLTNVFTMQWFLTMFATCLPAATVLKIWDSVFFEGSEVLFRAALAIWERLGERIEYCQTADDFYSTMGCLTQEMLEHNLIDPTELMQEVYSMAVFPFPQLAELREKYTYNITPFPTSVKSNGSGGLGSWESDDDADMDDEDSVVTALGCLGPLGGLLAPELQRYQKHLKDQRADQGNIAELSPGAVGAGGGGGGSGGGGGGGGGGGGGGGAKAEHQAAINSMMMERMSTDICALKKQYARIKRRQQQQAMQLYIRTDKCPATRVLASQLNPSSSVINHLLLGRKPRGGPWGSRPTSTSTSTLPGAQLTSLSQSHGSPGRQRCGSLASNSSGSPGSSGGGTGSPWRAHVRVHRRNVARARAQLGFGDSEEREEEEEEEEGEKGSVGEENRKMEEEEGDDEEQKDKEGSDSSVSPSPDPSGTESVCEEASQVEDVTEEEVGNVVERLGSLDLEDEANLTSPSNTNPDTQPTPPESKPAPIVPLLPPPPSSNRHKESDSSGSERSTGSDRQLPSVTLPSPHPSSSSCIPSSSPSTPSLSPSPVPTSASVDLSCTSSPTPPSTPTPSSTSRLTSSLSVNGLSNLSTPTSSTFYKTSSPSTASLSSVASSSGSRISSSPSTPVFPSTTTSTPKQQIYSPFPSVKQPRKSAAARNLGLYGPTSRTPTVHFPQLSRNLNRSSAAGTTGRR